In Glaciihabitans arcticus, the sequence TCAACAGCACGGGTGCGAGCTGGCTGCCGCAGCCCTCCGAGTGGGCGTCGTTTGCGCGCGACCAGCAGGTCGGTGTCGCGGGATCCACGCTGTCGCTGTACACACTCGCCCTGTCGCTGCGGTCGACCTACGGCTTCGGACTCGGCGCAATCGAATGGATGGATCTCGGGACTGACGTCGTAGCGTTCCGCAACGGAGACGTGACCGTGATTGCGAACACCGGCACTGCCCCCGTGGCGCTACCCGCCGGTGAGGTGCTGCTGGTCAGTGGCGAAGAGCTCGACGGATTCGTCGCGTCCGACACGACAGTGTGGCTGCTTGCCGACTAGCTTGTGGATAAGTTGCTCGAACATTCGTTCGAAGGTTCAGTATTGATGTATGAATCTTTTAGAGCAGCACGGCACAGCCTTCGCGGCACTGTCTGCTCTGCCGCGCGCGTACTCTGCGGTGTCGGATGACGATCTGCTTGCCCTCGGCCGGGCCGTAGCTCGGTCCCAACAGCTTGTCGCCACGCACGCGGCCCTGATCGCCGGTGAGGTTGCGCGCCGGTCGGCTCCCGCTCTCGGGTCTTCGGGGTTGGCACAGCGAACCGGGCATCGCACGCCGGAGGAGCTGGTGCGGGTCACGACCGGGTCGACGAAACGGGATGCGCGGACGGCCGTTGCCATCGGATCACTTGCTTCGTCGCCCGATATCGAGCCGTGGCTTGCGCCCGTCGCAGCTGCTCTGACCGAGGGCACGCTGTCGGTTGAGGCGGCGGCTGCGATTCGTACCGGGCTGGGCGTTCCCACCACCGATATCACCGCCGCGGTGCTTGCCGAGGCGTCTGCCGGGCTGTGCGAGGTGGCCCCGTCCCTGGATGCCGACCGGTTGCAGCGTCTCGCCCGGGATGCGCGGGATGCGCTCGATGAGGACGGCATCGCCGACCGGGAGGCTGCCGCCCACGCGCGGAGGTCGTTGACGTTCTGGCGCACCCCCGATGGCGGTGCACACCTGCGCTGGGTCATGGATCCCGAGACCGCAGCCACCGTCGGGGACCTCTTCGACCGGGCCACCTCCCCCCGG encodes:
- a CDS encoding DUF222 domain-containing protein — its product is MNLLEQHGTAFAALSALPRAYSAVSDDDLLALGRAVARSQQLVATHAALIAGEVARRSAPALGSSGLAQRTGHRTPEELVRVTTGSTKRDARTAVAIGSLASSPDIEPWLAPVAAALTEGTLSVEAAAAIRTGLGVPTTDITAAVLAEASAGLCEVAPSLDADRLQRLARDARDALDEDGIADREAAAHARRSLTFWRTPDGGAHLRWVMDPETAATVGDLFDRATSPRRGGPRFVNPTDATLAEAITADTRTTEQLASDTFAHLLTAGADTDSTQLLGTGGPVVKILVAAESLDTRTGHARIEGSPTPVSVQTAER